The Vespula vulgaris chromosome 3, iyVesVulg1.1, whole genome shotgun sequence DNA window GATATATGATGTCTTTTATAATTACCAGATATTATAGGActacttttataattaaaatttgtaagaGATAATTGTTGCAAGTTATTTTCTGAATCATGGTTTTCTTCTGTTACAGTCTCAATAACTTGAGAGTCGATAATATCATTGTGTGTAAATAAccttctttttgttatctttgATTTATCTATGGATTCATTAACATTACAACTTTTATTAATAGGTGTAGAAAAGATccttaaattttcattatgagTATTACTTTGTATACTTGTAACTTCATCAATTGGAATCAGAGATTTATCTATAATCTCCTGAGAAGTAGTAGttaatactttattcttttgaTTTTGTAAAACTAAATTTGTCTTTATAGCACATTCAtcttgtttattaaatatttctctagttttatttaatattgcatTTCTTAACTTTTCACAAGTTgcatcattttctttaatatcttttacatCAATAATACGTACACGAATGTTTCGTAACAATTTATCTTCTATGCAAGAAcctctattatttattttatttatattatatgttttggaagaatttttctcttcttgcaTTATCTCTAATTCTTCATCATCGTTTGGTATCATATAAGATTGCATCTGATCATTAAACGATTCATTGTTCTTAATCTGTGTTTTTCTGAGGGAACCATTACCTGAATCTGTCAAGTTGGTATAACTTAAATTAACTGCTAATGAACTACGACGACACTTCGGGCTGCTTTCATCCTCAGAATTTATATtgatagtttttcttttactggGACTCATAATTACGACGTAATACTTGTTTATATGAAACGAATACgaacatgatatatatatatatatgtttataccattCTCATTGTAggaatgtataatatttgatgGATGACATAAttcaaatcataaaaataattatatgtattaatatttattatttatatatatatatgtatatatatataaatatattatttcacgaACAATAATTGCACATCTTGTACTGTGCAATAACACTGTATTTGTGCGATAACGAACTACCCGCCATTTTGAATGACTGtcataaatagaaatttgtcATTTGATCCCATTTTTATTGTAGCGATTGGTTTTGACCATTTGATCATTGTTGTCAtaacaaatttcatttatcgagacaattgaaaaaaattatttatttcataacaaATTACTTTTAAAACCATCATTTAACAACTATGTGATCCATGAAAACCTTCTTTATACTTATAGTTTCCTGactcaaaattatatttgcgatatgatattaatttgatagaatatttatcaaaaaatgaaTCAATAGTTTCGCATCTTATTTTGATTAGGTTAGTTTAGAATTGTCCGAAAATGTTAGTAAAATTTACGATTCATTTGTTTCGAATGACGTCATATAGTATCGACATTAAGATCAGTAACCACCAATCAAATAAATTCCCGCCATTTTCCGTTGTGAATGCTCTAACGTGAATTCTTTacctaataataaataaatttcgaaaaagttttatatcaATTGTACACTTATAAAAGTGGTgtttattaaatcaaatttcacgttatttttcatgttacgattaaaaaagatatatattagcGTAACACATAAGAACATCACATTGTTGATTTTGTGAAAGAGACAATCGTAAAAGGTGTGTATGTAGAGTGAGATCCAAATTTATATGGTGAATTAaatcagagaaaaaaaacttcgTCTTGTGAAACTTAAGAAAAGTTTTagaataaacattttattgcATCCTTGATGCATAATGAACACTCCAACTAGAGAATTTTTAAGAAGACCAGATGGTTCACGTAGAAGATCTGCCCGTCAAGCTTTAGCAGTTATTCCTAACGTCCCGGGTATGACATTTTCTCCAGGTATTAttatctgaaatatttttatttaataatatttactacTCTAGTGTGCGAAATAAAAGAACTATCTATATCGTATTTTtagtaaaaatcatttttacgaaatataatttatcattttatcatttggtaaaaatcattttcaccaaaagtaaattataCTAATTTCTGTATAAATTGTATCTATGAAAAGGtagtatctatttttattatattttttaggaGAAATGCTTCCTATTGAACAAAATACAATGGACAATGTAATGAATAGTCGACATACTGCAGATTCTTGGAGTCCAGCTCCTAGTCCGGATGAACTTGTTATTCAAAAACGTGGAAGAAGACGACGGACTATAGTTTGGTCACCAGACCTAGATACTTGCAAGCGTGACAGCTTATTAAGGTTAGTCaatgtttatttcattgatcTTGAGATATTAAaggtataaaaaagatataagcaaatgaataaaagaatattgtttTAGTTTAAGTTCTAGGGATCGAACTCCAGTAAAAAGTCCATCAAAATCAACTATGATATTAAGAAGTACACCTAGAAAAAGATTATCGCTTGGCGATGCTAATGAGTCTAGATTCACTgtatcagaaaaaaagagaaggacacCTTCGAAATCTATGAACGTCATTGATTCTTCGATACAGAAAAAGTTCAATGGAAATTTAGTAAATGGATTACGAGGTCTTAGCCACGAACAGTTGGTCAAACTTATTACAGATATAATATCTATGCAGGAAGATGGTAATCTACGCGAAGATGAAAAATTGAAGGATGTCTTTATGAATAAAATGCCAATGGCAGACATACAACCACAGAGGGAAAAACTTTGCAATTTAAGACAAAATATCTATGCTA harbors:
- the LOC127062307 gene encoding uncharacterized protein LOC127062307 isoform X1, with amino-acid sequence MNTPTREFLRRPDGSRRRSARQALAVIPNVPGMTFSPGEMLPIEQNTMDNVMNSRHTADSWSPAPSPDELVIQKRGRRRRTIVWSPDLDTCKRDSLLSLSSRDRTPVKSPSKSTMILRSTPRKRLSLGDANESRFTVSEKKRRTPSKSMNVIDSSIQKKFNGNLVNGLRGLSHEQLVKLITDIISMQEDGNLREDEKLKDVFMNKMPMADIQPQREKLCNLRQNIYASLVSSNADDCAYSRAYIHLDAFQKAVIDQGKRLLESQHWSSVIQYVFVAWNITKELPEWESQGLDNTTYKCFKNLALFCRRALTEGCFNLSTLNLYRERLETMAKDCEEINGCLQLLKEINPVIV
- the LOC127062307 gene encoding uncharacterized protein LOC127062307 isoform X2, with the translated sequence MNTPTREFLRRPDGSRRRSARQALAVIPNVPGEMLPIEQNTMDNVMNSRHTADSWSPAPSPDELVIQKRGRRRRTIVWSPDLDTCKRDSLLSLSSRDRTPVKSPSKSTMILRSTPRKRLSLGDANESRFTVSEKKRRTPSKSMNVIDSSIQKKFNGNLVNGLRGLSHEQLVKLITDIISMQEDGNLREDEKLKDVFMNKMPMADIQPQREKLCNLRQNIYASLVSSNADDCAYSRAYIHLDAFQKAVIDQGKRLLESQHWSSVIQYVFVAWNITKELPEWESQGLDNTTYKCFKNLALFCRRALTEGCFNLSTLNLYRERLETMAKDCEEINGCLQLLKEINPVIV